A portion of the Tachysurus fulvidraco isolate hzauxx_2018 chromosome 8, HZAU_PFXX_2.0, whole genome shotgun sequence genome contains these proteins:
- the grid2ipb gene encoding delphilin isoform X6, protein MFARIFIPKKHRQRFDEAVSQSLLNRVCRSKSVSEPGQNRLRRSRSQEHHDRPHGSKRASSVPRDTGENHERGHKKSTAGISSMPPTGGNQRTIRVYRGKKSFGFTLRGHAPVWIDSVIPDSPAEECGLKPGDRILFLNGLDMRNCSHEKVVSMLQGSGANPTLVVEEGPVLYSPSDSETEETPSVPCTQSPALSSLQWVAEILPPSIRVHGRTFSQQLEHLLTTQERYTICKALETFFQHRNVDTLIVDVFPVLDTPAKQLIWQFIYQLLTCEEQERCKSKISRFLGFKGAEPEVGTENHRRSSSMRVSGTSHRNSVRERSSDDCIIGTHLGMGTFTEPATPGERQCGDGTSFPESPDLNHISGVYTELESAYTPKNSKPLQSNPSPGNEGMSHADSHALTHSFTHAKKGNRKSGLSLTWKEPCTSPEYDHYQQNIPSPGSMDSNPYVSLDSSPTSPQHSDEAPSPQPRRRKLFTFSRPPRSRDTDKFLDALSEQLGHRVTIVDNFLSDENDYEEMSFQEEQDNILSRQASSASSEDHSSEDSSSLTYSSESEQIPPPPRSPPPPPPPIQFTDTASSICLTPQHMPQPPPAFQNHPIIPPPPPPPRFILSNRPSLHQVLPTSQETRFHHTQTRKPVSQASVPARQQLHQPKAHPILHSSRHTTPQPPHTSQKPSYTTPQPSHTSQKPSYTTPQPSHTSQKPSYTTPQPSHTSQKPSHTSPQPPHTSSQPAHTSAHPPLKHRTQSIYQSQQSSAMQPKAKRDSPQSTHKTYESTISKVIPPPPPPLPPPCEPPPLPKPSPQASDSNHMSVKRLRWEQVENSEGTIWGQLGEDPDYGKLSDMVKYLNLELHFGTQTGSISLPEPTILPESFKKKDVVEILSHKKAYNASILIAHLKLSPAELRHILMTMSTERLEPSHIKQLLLYAPDDDEVKQFQQYNQDPAKLSEPDKFVLQMLLVPEYKTRLRSLLFKTTLQEKTEEMRIGYECIYKASLELKNSKKLAKILEFVLAMGNYLNNGQPRTNKPTGFKINFLAELSTTKTVDGKSTFLHILAKSLCQHFPELLNFAGELITVPLAAKVNQRTITADLSDLHSTIQEIRTACLKIQATAEDRFAGVMSSFLENSHPAVQTLDSHQQKAMEEFAKVASYFGEDSKATTTEAFFGIFSEFITKFEKALSETRATENPRSPRIASPLAW, encoded by the exons ATGTTTGCTAGAATCTTCATCCCCAAGAAGCACCGGCAGCGGTTTGATGAAGCCGTCTCCCAAAGTCTTCTCAATCGTGTGTGCCGCAGTAAGAGTGTGAGCGAGCCAGGCCAGAACCGACTGCGCCGCAGCCGCAGCCAGGAGCATCACGATCGGCCGCATGGCTCCAAAAGGGCCAGCTCAGTTCCAAGAGATACCGGAGAGAACCATGAACGTGGGCACAAGAAGAGCACAGCAGGCATCTCCAGTATGCCCCCCACTGGAGGAAATCAgag GACCATCCGTGTTTACAGAGGAAAGAAGAGTTTTGGGTTCACACTCAGAGGCCATGCTCCTGTGTGGATTGACTCGGTCATTCCAG ATAGCCCTGCTGAGGAATGTGGCCTTAAACCAGGAGATCGCATCCTGTTTCTCAATGGCCTGGATATGAG AAATTGCTCCCATGAGAAGGTGGTGTCAATGCTGCAGGGCAGTGGTGCCAATCCCACTCTGGTGGTGGAGGAAGGGCCGGTGCTGTATTCTCCATCAGACTCTGAAACCGAAGAGACTCCCTCAGTTCCTTGCACTCAGTCCCCTGCCCTCAGCTCCCTGCAGTGGGTAGCAGAGATCCTTCCTCCTAGCATTCGTGTGCACGGTCGCACCTTCAGTCAGCAGCTCGAACACCTCCTCACCACGCAAGAAAGATACACCATCTGCAAGGCTCTCGAGACCTTCTTTCAGCACAG GAATGTGGACACGCTCATTGTGGATGTTTTTCCTGTGCTGGACACTCCTGCAAAGCAGCTGATCTGGCAGTTTATCTATCAGCTTTTGACCTGTGAGGAGCAGGAGCGCTGTAAGAGCAAGATCTCCCGCTTCCTGGGCTTCAAAGGAGCAG aGCCTGAAGTGGGCACAGAAAATCATAGACGGAGCAGTTCCATGAGGGTGAGTGGAACATCCCACAGAAACAGTGTCAGAGAAAGAAGCTCAGATGATTGCATCATTGGCACTCATCTAGGAATGG GGACATTCACTGAGCCTGCAACCCCTGGAGAAAGACAATGTGGCGATGGGACCTCCTTTCCAGAGTCCCCAGATTTGAACCAC ATATCAGGAGTGTACACAGAGCTGGAGAGTGCGTACACGCCGAAGAACAGCAAGCCTCTGCAGAGTAACCCATCACCTGGGAATGAGGGCATGAGCCATGCTGACAgccatgcactcactcactccttcacaCATGCTAAAAAAG GGAATCGTAAGTCAGGCCTGTCTCTGACTTGGAAGGAGCCCTGTACCAGCCCTGAGTATGACCACTACCAGCAAAACATCCCTTCTCCTGGAAGCATGGACTCTAATCCCTATGTCAGCCTTGATAGCTCCCCTACCTCCCCTCAACACTCAGATGAGGCCCCGAGCCCTCAGCCACGTCGGAGAAAACTTTTCACTTTCTCCAGACCCCCACGCAGCCGAGACACAGACAAATTCCTGGATGCCCTGAGTGAACAGCTCGGCCACCGTGTCACCATTGTGGATAACTTTCTGAGTGACGAGAATGACTATgaagag ATGAGTTTCCAGGAAGAGCAGGACAACATACTGTCTCGTCAAGCAAGCAGTGCAAGCAGTGAGGACCACAGCAGTGAGGATTCAAGCTCGTTAACCTACTCGTCTGAATCAGAGCAAATCCCACCCCCTCCACGGAGCCCAccgcccccacccccacccattCAATTCACTGACACAGCCTCCTCCATCTGCCTTACCCCACAACACATGCCTCAACCTCCTCCAGCCTTCCAGAACCATCCCATCATACCCCCTCCACCACCCCCTCCTCGGTTCATCCTTTCAAATCGTCCATCTCTTCACCAAGTGCTGCCAACAAGCCAGGAGACAAGGttccatcacacacaaacccgAAAGCCTGTATCTCAGGCTTCTGTGCCTGCCAGGCAACAACTTCACCAACCCAAAGCCCACCCCATCCTGCATTCATCCCGTCACACAACCCCACAACCTCCTCACACATCCCAAAAGCCTTCTTACACAACCCCACAACCTTCTCACACATCCCAAAAGCCTTCTTACACAACCCCACAACCTTCTCACACATCCCAAAAGCCTTCTTACACAACCCCACAACCTTCTCACACATCCCAAAAGCCTTCTCACACATCCCCACAGCCTCCACACACATCATCTCAGCCTGCTCATACATCTGCACATCCCCCACTGAAGCATCGCACCCAGTCCATCTACCAGAGCCAACAGAGCTCGGCCATGCAGCCCAAAGCAAAGAGAGATTCACCACAGTCTACCCATAAGACCTATGAGAGTACCATCTCAAAGGTAATACCACCACCCCCACCTCCACTACCCCCACCCTGTGAACCTCCACCACTGCCAAAACCAAGCCCTCAGGCATCAGATTCTAACCACATGAGTGTGAAAAGACTCCGCTGGGAGCAGGTGGAGAATTCTGAGGGCACTATCTGGGGACAG CTTGGAGAAGACCCTGACTATGGTAAATTGAGCGACATGGTGAAATACCTCAATCTGGAGCTGCACTTTGGCACACAAACAGGTTCCA TTTCTCTTCCAGAGCCCACCATTCTACCTGAaagctttaaaaagaaagacGTGGTCGAGATTCTCTCTCATAAAAAGGCCTATAATGCTT CTATCCTCATTGCCCATCTGAAGCTGTCTCCAGCAGAGTTAAGACACATCCTCATGACTATGAGCACTGAGCGTCTGGAGCCTTCTCACATTAAGCAGCTGTTGCTGTATGCCCCAGATGATGACGAGGTTAAACAGTTCCAGCAGTATAACCAGGATCCTGCCAAGCTCAGTGAACCAGACAAGTTTGTCCTTCAG ATGTTACTAGTACCTGAGTATAAAACCAGATTGCGGAGTCTCCTGTTTAAAACCACCCTGCAGGAGAAAACTGAAGAAATGCGGATTGGTTATGAGTGCATCTACAAAGCATCCCTAGAGCTAAAAAACAGCAAGAAACTGGCAAAGATCCTAGAG tttgtcTTGGCAATGGGAAACTATCTTAATAATGGCCAACCCAGGACAAATAAACCCACAGGCTTTAAAATCAATTTCCTTGCTGAG CTCAGCACAACAAAAACAGTTGATGGAAAGTCAACCTTCCTCCATATTCTAGCCAAATCACTATGCCAACATTTTCCTGAACTACTCAACTTTGCAGGAGAGCTTATAACAGTGCCACTGGCTGCCAAAG TGAATCAGAGGACCATTACAGCTGACCTCAGTGATCTCCACTCCACCATCCAGGAAATCAGGACTGCCTGTTTAAAGATCCAAGCCACAGCAGAAGATCGATTTGCAGGAGTCATGAGT AGCTTCCTGGAAAACTCTCATCCAGCTGTGCAGACACTGGACTCTCACCAGCAGAAAGCAATGGAAGAGTTTGCCAAGGTAGCCTCTTACTTTGGAGAAGACAGCAAGGCCACCACCACAGAAGCATTCTTTGGCATCTTTTCAGAATTCATCACTAAGTTTGAG AAAGCACTAAGTGAGACACGTGCCACAGAAAACCCCAGGAGTCCTCGCATTGCTTCACCTTTAGCCTGGTGA